Proteins from one Thaumasiovibrio subtropicus genomic window:
- the leuS gene encoding leucine--tRNA ligase — MQEQYRPQDIEQKVQQHWDNSNTFVVTEDESKEKFYCLSMFPYPSGRLHMGHVRNYTIGDVVSRFHRLQGKNVMQPMGWDAFGLPAENAAIKNNTAPATWTYENIDYMRNQLKLLGFGYDWDREIATCHPEYYKWEQWFFTKLYEKGLVYKKMSTVNWDPVDQTVLANEQVIDGRGWRSGAIVEQKEIPQWFIKITDYAQELLDDLDKLDHWPEQVKTMQRNWIGRSEGVELTFKVDGQADLEVYTTRPDTLMGVTYVGIAAGHPLAAIAAETNPELAVFIDDCKNNKVAEAEMATMEKKGMPTGMTAIHPLNGREVPVYVANFVLMDYGTGAVMAVPGHDQRDFEFATKYGLDIVPVIKPEDGSELDISEAAYTEKGVLFNSGEFDGLNFQDAFNAIAGKLESEGKGKKTVNFRLRDWGVSRQRYWGSPIPMLNKEDGSELAAPKEMLPVRLPEDVVMDGVTSPIKADPEWAKATVDGQPVFHETDTFDTFMESSWYYARYCSPRFDEGMLEPGAANYWLPVNQYIGGIEHAILHLLYSRFFHKLLRDFGLVNSDEPFERLLCQGMVLADTYYRKDEKGGDIWISPEDVLTETDEKGRIIKAWHKVDGEPVLSAGMSKMSKSKNNGIDPQTVIQQYGADTVRLFMMFTAPPEQTLEWQDSGVEGANRFLKRVWKLVREHTEKGEASTLDIASLTADQKALRRDIHKTIAKVTDDIERRQTFNTAIAAVMELMNKLNKASQETEQDRALLDEALKAIVTMLYPITPHICFELWEALGQSDIDNAAWPVADEAALVEDEKLIVVQVNGKLRAKITVAADASKEDVEALGLADEHVTKFTDGKTIRKVIYVPGKLLNIVAN, encoded by the coding sequence ATGCAAGAACAATATCGCCCACAGGACATTGAACAGAAAGTTCAACAGCACTGGGACAACAGCAACACCTTTGTCGTTACCGAAGACGAAAGCAAAGAAAAATTCTACTGTCTTTCTATGTTCCCTTACCCAAGTGGCCGACTCCACATGGGCCACGTACGTAACTACACCATCGGTGATGTAGTCTCTCGTTTTCATCGCCTCCAAGGTAAAAACGTGATGCAACCTATGGGTTGGGATGCTTTTGGTCTACCTGCTGAAAACGCGGCGATCAAAAACAACACTGCCCCAGCTACGTGGACATACGAAAACATCGACTATATGCGTAACCAGCTTAAGCTCCTTGGCTTTGGTTACGACTGGGATCGTGAAATCGCGACGTGTCACCCTGAGTACTACAAATGGGAACAATGGTTCTTCACTAAGCTGTACGAAAAAGGCCTAGTTTACAAAAAGATGTCGACGGTAAACTGGGATCCGGTAGACCAGACAGTCCTTGCTAATGAGCAGGTGATTGATGGTCGAGGCTGGCGTTCGGGTGCCATTGTTGAGCAAAAAGAGATTCCACAGTGGTTCATTAAGATCACAGATTACGCTCAAGAGCTTCTCGACGATCTGGACAAACTCGATCATTGGCCAGAGCAAGTAAAAACCATGCAGCGCAACTGGATTGGTCGCTCGGAAGGTGTTGAGCTGACGTTTAAAGTTGACGGCCAAGCGGATCTCGAGGTCTACACCACGCGTCCAGATACGCTAATGGGTGTCACTTACGTTGGTATTGCCGCCGGTCACCCACTGGCAGCGATTGCTGCGGAAACCAACCCTGAACTTGCTGTCTTCATTGACGATTGCAAGAACAACAAAGTAGCCGAAGCCGAAATGGCGACGATGGAGAAGAAAGGCATGCCAACCGGCATGACAGCTATCCATCCACTTAACGGTCGCGAAGTACCCGTTTACGTCGCCAACTTTGTACTAATGGACTACGGCACAGGCGCTGTGATGGCGGTCCCTGGCCATGACCAACGTGACTTTGAGTTTGCCACTAAATATGGTTTAGACATTGTCCCAGTAATTAAGCCTGAAGACGGTAGCGAGCTAGACATTTCAGAAGCCGCTTACACTGAGAAAGGTGTATTGTTTAACTCGGGCGAGTTCGATGGCCTTAACTTCCAAGATGCATTTAATGCCATTGCAGGCAAGTTAGAGTCTGAAGGGAAAGGCAAGAAAACCGTTAACTTCCGCCTACGCGACTGGGGTGTATCTCGTCAGCGCTACTGGGGTTCTCCAATCCCAATGCTGAACAAAGAAGATGGCTCTGAATTAGCCGCACCTAAAGAGATGCTGCCTGTACGTCTACCTGAAGATGTGGTGATGGATGGTGTTACCTCTCCAATCAAAGCCGATCCTGAGTGGGCAAAAGCAACCGTTGATGGTCAGCCTGTGTTCCACGAAACAGACACCTTTGATACCTTCATGGAGTCATCTTGGTACTACGCGCGCTACTGTAGCCCACGCTTTGACGAAGGCATGCTTGAACCTGGCGCAGCGAACTACTGGCTACCTGTAAACCAGTACATCGGTGGTATCGAACACGCGATCCTTCACCTACTGTACTCGCGTTTCTTCCACAAACTACTTCGTGATTTTGGTCTAGTTAACTCTGATGAGCCTTTCGAGCGTCTACTTTGCCAAGGCATGGTATTGGCTGATACTTACTACCGTAAAGACGAAAAAGGCGGCGACATCTGGATTTCTCCAGAAGATGTGCTGACTGAAACCGATGAAAAAGGTCGTATCATCAAAGCTTGGCACAAAGTCGACGGCGAGCCTGTACTCTCTGCTGGCATGAGCAAGATGTCTAAGTCGAAGAACAATGGTATCGACCCGCAAACCGTTATCCAGCAGTACGGTGCCGATACAGTCCGTCTATTCATGATGTTCACTGCACCACCAGAGCAAACCCTTGAGTGGCAAGATTCGGGCGTTGAAGGCGCAAACCGTTTCCTTAAACGTGTTTGGAAGTTAGTTCGCGAGCATACCGAAAAAGGCGAAGCAAGTACCCTTGATATCGCAAGTCTAACCGCTGACCAAAAAGCACTGCGTCGTGACATTCACAAAACAATCGCGAAAGTGACCGATGACATCGAACGTCGTCAAACTTTCAATACTGCGATTGCGGCAGTGATGGAGCTGATGAACAAGCTAAACAAGGCAAGTCAAGAGACGGAACAAGACCGTGCACTGCTTGATGAAGCCTTAAAGGCCATTGTCACCATGCTTTACCCAATTACCCCGCACATCTGTTTTGAGCTATGGGAAGCGCTAGGGCAGTCTGATATCGACAACGCGGCTTGGCCTGTGGCGGATGAAGCGGCGCTTGTAGAAGACGAGAAACTGATCGTTGTTCAAGTGAATGGCAAGTTACGTGCGAAAATCACTGTTGCCGCTGACGCGTCTAAAGAAGACGTTGAAGCGCTTGGCCTCGCCGACGAGCATGTCACTAAGTTCACCGATGGTAAAACTATCCGTAAAGTGATTTACGTTCCGGGTAAACTACTCAACATCGTTGCAAACTAA
- the lptE gene encoding LPS assembly lipoprotein LptE, with amino-acid sequence MITVFHRLLSRRFRHLALLTMTLFISACGFQLRDTSLLPPELDHVSLSSFDIYGPLSRIMRNQMSLYGIEHVPPTADTPNLHLSSEIIEERTLSLYQNSRRAEYELTMEVSYTISLPGKAPLFLTTQVNRNFLDNPQTALAKSVERELVENEMREQAVSQIMRQLARVNRLFETTENDADATDTQS; translated from the coding sequence GTGATCACTGTTTTCCATCGTCTGTTGTCACGACGTTTTCGTCATCTTGCCCTACTCACCATGACACTGTTTATCAGTGCTTGCGGTTTTCAGCTACGTGATACTAGCCTGCTTCCACCAGAACTCGACCATGTCTCTCTCAGTAGTTTTGACATCTATGGCCCATTGAGCCGTATCATGCGGAATCAAATGAGTTTGTATGGTATTGAGCATGTACCTCCAACGGCGGATACGCCAAACTTGCACCTCTCCAGTGAGATCATTGAAGAGCGCACCCTGTCTCTGTATCAAAATAGCCGTCGAGCTGAGTATGAACTCACCATGGAAGTCTCTTATACCATTAGCTTGCCGGGCAAAGCGCCCCTGTTTTTGACGACGCAGGTGAACCGAAACTTCCTCGATAACCCGCAAACTGCACTCGCAAAATCGGTAGAACGTGAGTTGGTTGAAAACGAAATGCGTGAGCAGGCCGTCTCTCAAATCATGCGTCAACTTGCGCGTGTTAATCGTCTGTTCGAAACGACTGAAAACGACGCTGACGCGACGGATACTCAATCCTAA
- the holA gene encoding DNA polymerase III subunit delta produces MRVFPEQLATQLKQPLKQSYLLLGNEPLLLNESMQTLLQAARQQGFDEKHHFEINAQTDWQAIFDCCQALSLFSARQIIVLSLPDNGLNTAMSKQLVELASLLHQDILLVVLGPRINKRQESAQWFKALTKNGLWVPCNTPDVRQLPRFIQQRCQQLNLQADHESIQMLAQSHEGNLLALAQSLEKLSLLYPDGQLTLVRLQESSSRHNHFTPFQLVDALLAGQAKRSQRVLTQLQGEGVEPIILLRTLQKELFQLNRIHEMGLEGKTLANIFEHLKVWQQRRPLLTGALQRLPRQRVTVLIQHLAQLEVEAKTSFDHDIWLGLRQFSIGMCGLPISPPPTHLP; encoded by the coding sequence ATGCGCGTATTTCCTGAACAGCTTGCGACGCAGTTAAAACAACCGCTGAAGCAAAGCTACCTACTCCTCGGCAATGAACCTTTATTGCTCAATGAATCGATGCAAACCCTGCTTCAAGCTGCACGACAGCAGGGTTTTGACGAGAAACACCACTTTGAGATCAATGCGCAAACGGACTGGCAAGCCATTTTCGACTGCTGCCAAGCCTTGAGCTTATTTTCGGCACGCCAAATCATCGTACTCAGTTTGCCCGACAATGGCCTCAATACGGCCATGAGTAAACAGCTCGTTGAACTTGCCAGCCTGCTGCATCAAGATATTTTGCTGGTTGTGCTTGGGCCAAGAATTAACAAACGCCAAGAAAGTGCACAATGGTTCAAAGCACTCACAAAAAATGGCCTCTGGGTACCGTGCAACACGCCCGATGTGCGACAGTTGCCCCGTTTTATTCAGCAACGTTGCCAGCAACTGAATCTTCAAGCAGATCATGAGTCTATACAGATGTTGGCTCAATCTCATGAAGGAAACCTGCTTGCCCTCGCACAGAGTTTAGAAAAGCTATCGCTGCTCTATCCTGATGGCCAGTTAACGCTCGTTCGCTTACAAGAATCATCCAGTCGGCATAATCACTTTACGCCCTTTCAACTGGTTGATGCGTTACTCGCCGGTCAAGCAAAACGCAGCCAACGGGTACTCACCCAGCTTCAAGGTGAAGGCGTAGAGCCCATTATCTTACTGCGTACGTTACAAAAAGAGCTTTTCCAACTTAACCGTATTCATGAAATGGGACTAGAGGGAAAAACCCTCGCAAACATTTTTGAACACCTTAAAGTGTGGCAACAACGACGACCACTTTTAACCGGCGCTTTACAACGCCTCCCTAGACAGCGTGTTACCGTATTGATTCAACATCTCGCGCAGCTCGAAGTGGAAGCGAAGACCAGTTTTGATCATGATATCTGGTTGGGACTGCGCCAATTTAGCATTGGTATGTGCGGCTTACCGATAAGCCCGCCTCCAACGCACTTGCCCTGA
- the rsfS gene encoding ribosome silencing factor, with protein MQLQELQDFIVDKVDDMKAVDIVTLDVAGKSSITEVMVICTGNSNRHVSSIADHVEKESKAVDFPPFGISGQDDAEWVIVDMGSVMLHIMQESARELYQLEKLWS; from the coding sequence TTGCAACTACAAGAACTTCAAGACTTTATTGTTGATAAAGTCGACGACATGAAAGCTGTTGATATCGTCACTCTCGATGTTGCAGGTAAATCTAGCATCACTGAAGTTATGGTTATCTGCACAGGTAACTCGAATCGCCATGTTTCATCGATTGCCGACCACGTTGAAAAAGAGAGCAAAGCAGTCGACTTTCCTCCATTTGGCATAAGTGGTCAAGACGATGCAGAGTGGGTGATCGTGGATATGGGTAGTGTGATGCTGCACATCATGCAAGAAAGCGCTCGTGAGCTTTACCAGTTAGAAAAACTGTGGAGCTAA
- the rlmH gene encoding 23S rRNA (pseudouridine(1915)-N(3))-methyltransferase RlmH produces MKLQLIAVGTKMPKWVEEGYKEYSRRFPKDMPLELVEIAAGKRGKNADIARILQKEGEAMLAAVPKGNRIVTLDIPGKRWDTDQLAQQLESWKLDGRDVSILIGGPEGLAPACKAAADQSWSLSPLTLPHPLVRVVMAESLYRAWSITANHPYHRE; encoded by the coding sequence ATGAAGTTACAACTGATTGCCGTTGGCACTAAGATGCCAAAGTGGGTAGAAGAAGGCTACAAAGAGTACAGTCGTCGCTTCCCAAAAGACATGCCACTCGAACTCGTTGAAATCGCAGCGGGCAAACGTGGAAAAAATGCTGACATTGCGCGTATTTTGCAAAAAGAAGGCGAAGCCATGTTAGCCGCCGTGCCAAAAGGCAATCGGATTGTAACCTTAGATATCCCAGGAAAGCGCTGGGATACAGACCAACTCGCTCAGCAGTTAGAAAGCTGGAAGTTGGATGGCCGTGATGTGTCTATTCTCATTGGCGGCCCTGAAGGATTAGCGCCCGCGTGTAAGGCTGCAGCAGACCAAAGCTGGTCGCTATCGCCCCTCACCTTGCCTCACCCACTTGTCCGTGTCGTGATGGCTGAAAGCTTATACCGCGCTTGGAGCATTACCGCCAACCACCCGTATCACCGAGAATAA
- the mrdA gene encoding penicillin-binding protein 2: MRQKRTQIRDYRAESALFFRRALVSFAGILVLVSLLLVNLYNIQVSEYEDYATRSNDNRIKFVPVAPNRGLIYDRNGVVLAENLPVFSLDITPEQSPNLDETIASLSELIPITEAEITRFERERRRTRRFNAVPLKNQLTEDEVALFYVNQHRFPGVEVRAHLKRHYPFGDALTHALGYVARINDRDVARLEREEKISNYRATRDIGKLGVERYYEDLLHGTAGYQEVEVNSRGRVIRTLKYVPPIPGKDIYLNIDIDLQLYVQKKLTREVTDPETGEIREVQKRGAIVILDPDDASVLAMVSSPSYDPNLFVHGISAKDYRGLLNDNSRPLVNRVTLGIYPPASTIKPHLAVAALQEEVIDEETTRNDHGSWRIPGTDSRSARAFRDWKRWGHGKVNIFQAIEESVDTFYYQMAYDLGIDRMSVWMNKFGFGDYTGIDIFEESSANMPTREWKQVRHKTPWYKGDTIPIGIGQGYWTATPMQLAKATNVLVNHGKVDAPQLLMRIGDGDESDIVPRPFENITPVRERHWEVALEGMRLVNHGKKGTARASFTQMDYETGGKTGTAQVFGLAEDQEYEADEIEEHLRDHALYVGFAPFDKPELVVSMVLENAGGGSSNAAPLARRIFDHILVTPEITTAELRKVEE, from the coding sequence ATGAGACAAAAGCGAACGCAGATCCGCGATTACCGTGCTGAATCGGCCCTTTTTTTTCGCCGAGCATTGGTCTCATTCGCGGGCATTCTTGTGCTCGTCAGCCTACTCCTTGTCAACCTGTACAACATTCAGGTGAGTGAGTACGAAGACTACGCCACACGCTCTAACGACAACCGCATCAAATTTGTTCCTGTCGCCCCAAACCGTGGCCTGATTTACGACAGAAATGGCGTTGTACTCGCAGAGAATTTGCCCGTATTTTCTCTGGACATCACCCCCGAGCAAAGCCCCAACTTAGACGAAACTATCGCATCGTTGAGCGAGCTTATTCCCATCACCGAAGCGGAAATAACCCGCTTTGAGCGCGAGCGACGCCGCACACGACGCTTCAATGCCGTCCCGCTCAAAAACCAGCTAACAGAAGATGAAGTAGCCCTATTCTATGTAAACCAACACCGTTTTCCCGGTGTAGAAGTGCGCGCTCACCTAAAACGTCACTATCCATTTGGTGATGCATTAACCCACGCGCTGGGCTATGTTGCCCGTATTAATGATCGAGATGTTGCCCGCCTCGAACGCGAAGAGAAAATCAGCAACTACCGAGCAACACGTGATATCGGCAAACTTGGGGTTGAGCGTTACTATGAAGACCTGTTGCATGGCACTGCCGGTTATCAAGAAGTTGAAGTAAATAGCCGTGGCCGCGTCATTCGTACCTTGAAATATGTGCCGCCAATACCTGGCAAAGACATCTACCTTAACATCGATATCGACTTGCAGCTTTACGTGCAAAAGAAACTGACTCGAGAAGTCACCGACCCAGAGACTGGCGAAATACGTGAAGTGCAAAAACGTGGCGCAATCGTCATCCTAGATCCGGATGATGCTTCCGTACTCGCGATGGTGTCGAGCCCAAGTTATGACCCTAACTTGTTTGTACATGGTATTTCCGCTAAAGATTACCGTGGTCTACTGAATGACAATAGCCGCCCTCTGGTTAACCGTGTCACGCTGGGGATTTACCCTCCTGCCTCGACTATCAAACCTCATCTCGCCGTCGCCGCACTGCAAGAGGAGGTTATCGACGAAGAAACAACGCGAAATGATCATGGTTCGTGGCGTATTCCCGGCACCGATTCACGTAGCGCGCGCGCCTTCCGTGACTGGAAGCGCTGGGGGCACGGTAAGGTGAATATATTCCAAGCGATTGAAGAGTCTGTCGATACCTTCTATTACCAAATGGCCTATGATCTCGGCATTGATCGCATGTCGGTTTGGATGAATAAGTTTGGTTTTGGTGATTATACCGGCATCGATATCTTCGAAGAGAGCAGCGCCAACATGCCAACCCGTGAATGGAAGCAAGTGCGGCATAAAACACCTTGGTATAAGGGTGACACCATTCCAATCGGCATTGGACAAGGTTACTGGACAGCGACCCCAATGCAGCTCGCAAAAGCAACCAATGTGTTAGTTAACCATGGCAAAGTCGATGCGCCGCAACTTCTCATGCGTATCGGTGATGGCGACGAATCCGACATCGTGCCACGTCCATTCGAAAACATTACGCCTGTGCGCGAGCGTCACTGGGAGGTTGCGCTGGAGGGAATGCGGCTCGTCAACCATGGTAAAAAAGGCACGGCGCGAGCGAGCTTTACGCAAATGGATTATGAGACAGGCGGTAAAACCGGGACAGCGCAAGTCTTTGGCCTTGCCGAAGACCAAGAGTATGAGGCGGATGAGATTGAGGAACATCTTCGTGACCATGCCCTCTATGTCGGCTTTGCGCCATTTGATAAACCTGAGCTGGTTGTCTCCATGGTACTTGAAAATGCGGGCGGGGGTTCATCCAACGCCGCCCCACTTGCTAGACGTATTTTCGACCACATCTTAGTCACACCTGAAATAACGACCGCAGAATTAAGAAAGGTAGAAGAATGA
- the mrdB gene encoding peptidoglycan glycosyltransferase MrdB (rod shape-determining protein RodA), with translation MNTLSSVTGQKKTIFERIHLDLPLLLGLIAVVAFGLLVMWSASGQSVAMMERQVIRIGMAFGVMFVLAQIPPRQYENWAPYMFFAGVILLLCVLFFGVSSKGAQRWLDLGFIRFQPSELLKLAVPLMVARFIGNQPLPPSFRNLMIALVMIVIPTILIAKQPDLGTSILIAASGIFVLFLSGMSWRLIFSAGVLAGAFMPILWFFLMRDYQRVRVRTLFNPESDPLGAGYHIIQSKIAIGSGGITGKGWLQGTQSQLEFLPERHTDFIFAVIAEEWGLAGIVTLLILYLFIIGRGLLLASRAQTAFGRMMAGSVVLSFFVYIFVNIGMVSGILPVVGVPLPLISYGGTSMVTLLAGFGILMSIHTHRKMLSKAT, from the coding sequence ATGAACACCCTATCTTCAGTAACCGGCCAAAAGAAAACGATCTTTGAACGTATTCACCTCGATTTGCCGCTACTCCTTGGCTTAATTGCAGTTGTCGCCTTTGGGTTACTCGTGATGTGGAGCGCCAGTGGTCAGAGTGTCGCGATGATGGAGCGTCAGGTCATACGTATTGGTATGGCTTTTGGTGTCATGTTTGTGCTCGCCCAAATCCCCCCGCGACAATATGAAAACTGGGCCCCTTACATGTTCTTTGCTGGCGTGATTCTACTGCTCTGCGTGTTGTTTTTCGGTGTGTCATCAAAAGGGGCGCAGCGTTGGCTAGATCTTGGCTTTATCCGCTTCCAGCCGTCAGAACTGTTAAAGCTTGCTGTGCCACTCATGGTGGCACGGTTTATTGGTAATCAACCTCTGCCGCCGAGCTTCAGGAACTTAATGATTGCCTTAGTGATGATCGTTATTCCGACCATTTTAATCGCGAAACAGCCCGACCTTGGCACCTCTATTCTTATCGCTGCGTCAGGTATTTTCGTCCTGTTTCTTTCTGGAATGAGTTGGCGGCTGATATTTTCTGCTGGTGTCTTAGCGGGCGCATTCATGCCGATATTGTGGTTTTTCTTGATGCGAGACTATCAACGTGTCCGCGTTCGAACACTGTTTAACCCTGAATCAGATCCGCTTGGGGCTGGCTATCACATCATTCAGTCTAAGATTGCGATTGGCTCAGGGGGTATTACAGGCAAAGGCTGGTTACAAGGCACCCAGTCGCAACTCGAGTTTCTCCCCGAACGTCATACCGACTTCATCTTTGCGGTCATCGCCGAAGAGTGGGGGCTCGCAGGCATTGTTACCCTGCTGATCCTTTACCTCTTCATCATCGGGCGTGGTCTGCTACTTGCGAGTCGTGCGCAAACCGCGTTTGGTCGCATGATGGCAGGCAGTGTCGTTCTCAGTTTCTTTGTTTATATTTTTGTAAATATTGGCATGGTGAGTGGTATTTTGCCTGTAGTAGGCGTACCGTTGCCATTAATCAGTTATGGCGGCACATCCATGGTGACGCTTCTCGCTGGTTTTGGCATCTTAATGTCAATTCACACTCACCGAAAAATGCTGTCTAAGGCGACATAA
- a CDS encoding serine hydrolase, with the protein MYKLALRSLPALCFMSLSATAAPAIVPDAPSIAAKGYVLMDFKSGQILAENHQDTRLHPASLTKLMTSYVIGQEIKQGNLSHDDDVTISEKAWAKNFPGSSKMFIEVGTSVKVSDLNRGIIIQSGNDACVAMAEHIAGSTDAFAELMNGWATTLNMTQSSFSNPHGLDDDKLYTTPYDMALLTQAIIRDLPEEFPIYGEKSFTYNGITQYNRNGLLWDESLNVDGMKTGHTNKAGYSLVSTATQNDMRLIAVVMGTESPDARKAESKKLLSYGFRFFGNITPNQAGDVFATERVWMGETDTVKLGLQQDIHLTLPRSQIQSLEASFTLNETLKAPIKTGDVLGTIYYHADGEDIAEYPLVALEDIKEGSWFSQMQDKLSLSVSGWFG; encoded by the coding sequence ATGTATAAATTAGCTTTGCGTTCGTTACCTGCTCTTTGTTTCATGTCTCTTTCTGCCACTGCTGCGCCTGCAATCGTGCCTGATGCTCCAAGTATTGCAGCGAAAGGTTATGTGTTAATGGACTTTAAGTCGGGGCAAATCCTCGCCGAAAACCACCAAGACACTCGCCTCCACCCAGCCAGTTTGACAAAGCTGATGACCAGCTATGTCATCGGCCAAGAAATTAAGCAAGGTAACCTGTCACACGATGATGATGTCACTATCAGTGAAAAGGCTTGGGCGAAAAACTTTCCCGGCTCATCAAAAATGTTCATCGAAGTAGGCACAAGCGTCAAAGTCTCCGACCTCAATCGCGGTATCATCATTCAATCGGGTAATGACGCCTGTGTCGCGATGGCAGAACATATTGCTGGCTCGACGGATGCGTTTGCAGAGCTGATGAATGGCTGGGCAACCACGCTCAACATGACGCAATCCTCTTTCTCCAATCCACACGGTTTAGATGACGATAAGCTCTACACGACTCCATATGACATGGCATTGCTGACGCAAGCGATTATTCGTGATCTACCTGAAGAGTTTCCTATCTATGGTGAAAAGTCGTTCACCTACAACGGCATCACTCAGTACAACCGAAATGGTCTTTTATGGGATGAAAGCCTCAACGTAGACGGCATGAAAACCGGCCACACCAACAAAGCAGGCTACAGTTTGGTCAGCACGGCCACCCAAAACGACATGCGCCTTATTGCCGTTGTGATGGGAACAGAAAGTCCGGATGCACGGAAAGCGGAGAGCAAAAAACTGCTTAGCTACGGCTTCCGTTTCTTTGGCAACATTACCCCGAATCAAGCCGGTGACGTATTTGCTACTGAGCGCGTCTGGATGGGTGAAACAGACACCGTCAAGCTAGGGTTGCAACAAGATATTCACCTAACGTTACCTCGCAGCCAAATTCAATCGCTTGAAGCAAGTTTTACATTGAATGAAACACTTAAAGCCCCGATTAAAACGGGTGATGTACTGGGCACCATCTACTACCATGCTGATGGCGAAGATATTGCCGAATATCCGTTAGTCGCACTGGAAGATATCAAAGAAGGCAGCTGGTTTAGCCAAATGCAGGACAAGCTCTCCCTCTCTGTATCGGGCTGGTTCGGCTAA
- the ybeD gene encoding DUF493 family protein YbeD, with protein sequence MQQPQATLRDLLEFPCSFTYKAVGAAKPELPDLVLEVIQRHAPGDYTPRVKPSAKGNFNSVSVTITATSIEQVETLYKELADIDIVKMVL encoded by the coding sequence ATGCAACAACCACAAGCCACGTTGCGCGATCTATTGGAATTTCCTTGCTCGTTTACCTACAAAGCAGTGGGCGCAGCGAAGCCGGAGCTTCCAGATCTCGTCCTTGAAGTGATTCAACGTCACGCACCAGGTGACTATACGCCACGCGTTAAGCCGAGCGCTAAAGGGAACTTTAATTCAGTCTCAGTAACCATTACTGCAACCTCAATTGAGCAAGTGGAAACACTTTACAAAGAGCTTGCTGATATTGATATCGTTAAGATGGTGCTGTAA
- the lipB gene encoding lipoyl(octanoyl) transferase LipB, translated as MLNHLIVRNLGRCDYQTTYQAMHDFTDQRGEDTTDEVWLVEHHPVFTQGQAGKAEHLINPGDIPVVQADRGGQVTYHGPGQLVAYVLIDLRRRKLGVRDLVTHIENTVINTLGSLNIDAKARPDAPGVYVNHQKICSLGLRIRKGCSFHGLALNVNMDLAPFLRINPCGYAGMEMTQVAQLNESSQLSDIQPILIQHFTALLGYEQIEWTTENKQ; from the coding sequence GTGCTAAACCACCTTATTGTTCGCAATCTAGGCCGATGTGACTATCAAACCACTTATCAAGCCATGCATGACTTTACCGATCAACGCGGCGAAGACACCACGGATGAAGTATGGTTAGTTGAACATCACCCAGTTTTTACCCAAGGACAAGCAGGAAAGGCTGAGCACCTGATCAATCCAGGCGATATTCCGGTTGTACAGGCAGATCGAGGTGGACAGGTGACTTATCACGGGCCGGGGCAACTCGTCGCTTACGTGCTAATTGACCTGCGTCGTCGCAAGCTCGGCGTTCGCGATTTGGTGACACACATTGAAAATACCGTCATCAACACTCTCGGCTCTCTTAATATCGACGCGAAAGCTCGACCTGATGCACCTGGTGTTTATGTAAATCACCAGAAAATCTGCTCACTCGGACTTCGCATTCGAAAGGGATGCTCGTTTCATGGTCTGGCACTCAATGTTAATATGGATCTAGCACCTTTCTTGCGCATTAACCCTTGTGGTTATGCTGGAATGGAAATGACACAGGTGGCTCAGCTCAACGAGTCAAGTCAATTGTCGGACATACAGCCTATTTTAATACAACACTTCACTGCGCTTCTCGGATATGAGCAGATTGAGTGGACTACGGAAAACAAGCAATAA